In one Rhodococcus sp. B50 genomic region, the following are encoded:
- the pdxS gene encoding pyridoxal 5'-phosphate synthase lyase subunit PdxS has translation MTSPDTAPVTGTARVKRGMAEMLKGGVIMDVVTADQAKIAEDAGAVAVMALERVPADIRAQGGVSRMSDPDMIDGIIEAVSIPVMAKARIGHFVEAQILQALGVDYIDESEVLTPADYENHIDKFAFTVPFVCGATNLGEALRRINEGAAMIRSKGEAGTGDVSNATTHMRRIRQEIRRLTSLPEDELYVAAKELQAPYDLVVEVARAGKLPVTLFTAGGIATPADAAMMMQLGAEGVFVGSGIFKSGNPAQRAAAIVKATTFHDDPDVLAKVSRGLGEAMVGINVDEIPQPHRLAERGW, from the coding sequence GTGACCAGCCCCGACACCGCCCCCGTCACCGGCACCGCCCGCGTCAAGCGCGGCATGGCCGAAATGCTCAAGGGCGGGGTGATCATGGACGTGGTGACCGCCGATCAGGCGAAGATCGCCGAGGACGCCGGCGCGGTGGCGGTCATGGCCCTCGAACGCGTTCCCGCCGACATCCGCGCGCAGGGCGGCGTGTCGCGCATGAGCGATCCCGACATGATCGACGGCATCATCGAGGCCGTCTCGATCCCCGTCATGGCCAAGGCGCGCATCGGCCACTTCGTGGAGGCCCAGATCCTGCAGGCCCTCGGCGTCGACTACATCGACGAGTCGGAGGTGCTCACCCCCGCCGACTACGAGAACCACATCGACAAGTTCGCGTTCACCGTGCCGTTCGTGTGCGGTGCCACGAATCTCGGTGAAGCATTGCGCCGTATCAACGAGGGCGCGGCGATGATCCGTTCGAAGGGCGAGGCCGGTACAGGCGATGTCTCGAACGCCACGACCCACATGCGCCGGATCCGCCAGGAGATCCGGCGCCTGACCTCGCTTCCCGAGGACGAGCTCTACGTCGCCGCGAAGGAACTCCAGGCGCCGTACGATCTCGTCGTGGAGGTCGCGCGGGCGGGCAAATTGCCCGTCACGCTCTTCACCGCCGGTGGCATCGCCACCCCCGCCGACGCGGCGATGATGATGCAGCTCGGCGCCGAGGGCGTGTTCGTCGGATCCGGGATCTTCAAGTCGGGCAACCCCGCCCAGCGCGCGGCCGCGATCGTCAAGGCCACCACCTTCCACGACGATCCGGACGTGCTCGCGAAGGTCTCGCGTGGTCTCGGCGAGGCAATGGTCGGCATCAACGTCGACGAGATCCCGCAGCCCCACCGGCTCGCCGAACGCGGTTGGTGA
- a CDS encoding NUDIX hydrolase: MTVSAVTILVLSLVAAVVVAIGVWAYSTANRLDRLHVRSDLSWHALDASLARRAVVVRSIAASIPVPEGRALALLADTAERADRTRREEAENALSAALARLETGRLRPQLVAELADAEARVLIARRFHNDAVRDTLALRARRPVRWLHLGGTAPLPTYFEIAERAGAVAAAPPVAPTPVPAARTSPIPDRARTSARVVLLDEDGRVLLLRGHDPAEPERHFWFTVGGAVEGGEDLATAALREIAEETGLRVDRDRLCGPMWRRVAVFPFNGEVLHSEELFFAVRVPSFEPAADGFTDLERSMRLEHRWFDDEELQALVRAGNAVYPQDLPELLDEARQVATRRREPEIRAIH; this comes from the coding sequence GTGACCGTCAGCGCGGTGACGATCCTGGTCCTGTCGCTGGTGGCCGCTGTCGTCGTGGCGATCGGCGTGTGGGCCTATTCCACCGCCAACCGCCTCGACCGCCTCCACGTGCGCTCGGATCTGTCCTGGCACGCACTCGACGCCTCCCTGGCCCGGCGCGCGGTGGTCGTACGGAGCATCGCGGCGTCCATCCCGGTGCCGGAGGGACGCGCACTCGCACTGCTCGCAGACACCGCAGAGCGGGCCGACCGCACTCGGCGCGAGGAAGCCGAGAATGCGTTGTCGGCGGCCCTGGCACGGCTGGAGACCGGCCGGTTGCGGCCCCAGCTCGTAGCCGAACTCGCGGACGCGGAGGCACGGGTCCTCATCGCCCGCCGCTTCCACAACGACGCGGTGCGCGACACCTTGGCGTTGCGTGCCCGTAGGCCGGTCCGCTGGCTGCATCTCGGGGGCACGGCTCCGCTGCCCACCTACTTCGAGATCGCCGAGCGCGCGGGTGCGGTCGCGGCCGCACCTCCCGTCGCTCCCACTCCCGTTCCTGCTGCCCGCACCTCTCCGATTCCGGATCGGGCACGCACGTCGGCCAGGGTCGTGCTGCTCGACGAGGACGGTCGGGTCCTGCTCCTGCGCGGACACGACCCGGCGGAGCCCGAGCGGCACTTCTGGTTCACGGTCGGCGGCGCGGTCGAGGGTGGCGAGGACCTGGCGACGGCCGCGCTCCGGGAGATCGCGGAGGAGACGGGCCTCCGCGTCGATCGCGACCGCCTGTGCGGGCCGATGTGGCGGCGCGTGGCGGTCTTCCCGTTCAACGGTGAGGTCCTGCATTCGGAGGAGCTGTTCTTCGCGGTGCGGGTGCCGTCGTTCGAACCCGCGGCCGACGGTTTCACCGATCTCGAGCGCAGCATGCGCCTCGAACACCGCTGGTTCGACGACGAGGAACTGCAGGCGCTGGTGCGAGCCGGGAACGCGGTCTACCCACAGGATCTGCCGGAGCTACTCGACGAGGCGCGGCAGGTCGCGACGCGGCGACGCGAACCGGAGATCCGCGCGATCCACTGA
- a CDS encoding glycosyltransferase family 4 protein gives MRIGMVCPYSFDVPGGVQAHVVDLAEVLIGRGHEVSVLAPASETTALPDFVVSAGRAVAIPYNGSVARLSFGPVSYARVRRWINDNDFDVLHIHEPNAPSLSMLALKVAEGPIVATFHTSTTKSLVLSTFQGVLQPYLEKISGRIAVSELARRWQVTSLGADAVEIPNGVDVPFFRHAPLLPGYPRAGRTVLFLGRYDESRKGMDVLLGALPALVARHPDIEILVVGRGDEDRLRKEAGRYFRHLRLLGQVDDDDKASAMRSADVYCAPNLGGESFGIVLVEAMAAGTAVVASQLDAFRRVLRDGQAGVLVPVGDADALARGILEVLDDDDRRQALVDFGSMVVEAYDWPVVAEQILRVYETVTVGAGPVREVRS, from the coding sequence GTGAGGATCGGGATGGTCTGCCCGTACTCCTTCGACGTTCCCGGCGGAGTACAGGCACATGTCGTGGACCTCGCGGAGGTCCTCATCGGCCGCGGGCACGAGGTGAGCGTGCTGGCACCCGCGTCGGAGACGACGGCCCTGCCCGACTTCGTCGTCTCCGCGGGCCGCGCCGTCGCCATCCCCTACAACGGGTCCGTCGCGCGACTGAGCTTCGGGCCGGTCTCCTACGCGCGGGTCCGCCGCTGGATCAACGACAACGACTTCGACGTCCTCCACATCCACGAACCGAACGCGCCGAGCCTGTCGATGCTCGCGCTCAAGGTGGCGGAAGGACCGATCGTGGCGACCTTCCACACCTCCACGACGAAATCGCTCGTGCTCAGCACTTTCCAGGGTGTCCTGCAGCCCTATCTCGAGAAGATCAGCGGCCGGATCGCGGTGTCCGAACTGGCCAGGCGGTGGCAGGTCACATCCCTCGGTGCCGACGCGGTCGAGATCCCCAACGGCGTCGACGTGCCGTTCTTCCGACACGCCCCGCTGCTGCCGGGCTACCCGCGAGCGGGCCGCACCGTGCTGTTCCTCGGCCGGTACGACGAATCCCGCAAGGGCATGGATGTTCTGCTCGGCGCGCTGCCCGCACTCGTCGCGCGTCACCCCGACATCGAGATCCTCGTGGTCGGCCGGGGCGACGAGGACCGCTTGCGGAAGGAAGCCGGACGCTACTTCCGGCACCTGCGCCTCCTCGGGCAGGTCGACGACGACGACAAGGCGTCCGCGATGCGCAGCGCCGACGTGTACTGCGCGCCGAACCTCGGCGGTGAGAGCTTCGGCATCGTGCTCGTCGAGGCAATGGCTGCGGGGACGGCCGTCGTCGCCTCCCAGCTCGACGCCTTCCGCCGGGTGCTGCGCGACGGGCAGGCCGGTGTCCTCGTCCCGGTCGGCGACGCCGACGCACTCGCACGCGGCATCCTCGAGGTCCTCGACGACGACGACCGCCGGCAGGCACTGGTCGACTTCGGATCCATGGTGGTCGAGGCCTACGACTGGCCGGTGGTCGCGGAGCAGATCCTGCGGGTCTACGAGACCGTCACCGTCGGGGCCGGTCCGGTTCGGGAGGTCCGGTCGTGA